CGCAGTCGGCTGTGTCACGCCAGGTCTCGGCGCTGGAGCAGGAGCTCTCGGTCTCGCTCTTCCACCGCCATGCCCGCGGCCTGATCCTCACCGAGCAGGGCGACCTGTTGTTCCGCACCGCGCATGACGTGTTCATGCAGCTGCAGGCAGCGCGCGCCAAATTGACCGACAGCCGCGAGCGGCCGAGCGGCGACCTCAAGATCACCACCACGCCCGGCGTCGGCATCAACTGGCTGATCCCGCGGCTTGGCGAGTTCACAGCACTCTACCCGGAGATCCGCATTTCGCTGATCGTGACCGACGAGGAGCTCGACCTGTCGATGCGCGAAGCGGATGTTGCGATCCGCACCCGCAAGCCGACGCAGCCGGATCTCATCCAGCGCAAGCTTTTCGCGATGGGCTTCCATGCCTATTGCTCGCCGGAATACATCAAGCGTTTCGGTACGCCGCGCACGCTCGAGGAGCTCGATGCTCACCGCATCATCACGCTCGCAGATGGCAACTTCGCCCCGCATTTGCAGAACCGCAACTGGCTGGTCGAAGCTGCGCGCAACGGCTCGGGTCCGCGCGAGGCTTACTTCAAGGTCAACAACATCCTTGGCCTCGTGCGCGCCTGTCAGCAGGGCCTCGGGATTGCGGCGCTGCCGGATTACCTCGTCGAGGAACAGAGCCGCCTCGTGCAGCTGTTCGGCGAATCGGACTCGATTCAACTCGATACCTATTTCGTCTATCCTGAGGAGTTGAAGACGGTCGCGCGCGTGCAGGTGTTCCGCGACTTCGTGGTGAGCAAGGCGCAGCGCTGGCCGTCCTGATTTCCGCATGACTGACATGCGACCTCGGCTGTTGCTGCAACGCTCTCGCCAAGCTCATAATGCGTACGCACTGAGCCTTCGCGTTGCGCATTTGTCCCCCTCCTCCAGTGGCGCGGGAGTTCAGTAATCCCTCTTGGAAGGTGATTGTGTCGGCCTCACGTGGCCAATACCTAAGCCGGGCTCTTTCGGGCCCGGCTTTTTTTCTGCCAATTCGGCCTTCGCTTTCCGCGTGTATTGACAGTTCCACATATCCCCCGCATCATTTGCACACGATGATCACGAATTCGTGCGCAATCCTCTCGAAGGCGATCGCCTCGAAAAAAGGCCCCCATCCGGGGCCAAGGGATATTTGCGCGCGCTAGACCTTCGTCATCGTCGCGATCCCGAAAACCCCGCCGTCTGGACGGGGTTTTTTCATGTGCCCTCCGTCTCAGACCTCAACTGAAAAGGAGATGGAACATGACCGACCTGAGACAACAATTGCAGGGCCTCTGGCTGCCTCTGGTGACACCGTTTCGCGACGGCCGTCTCGATGAGCGCTCGCTGCGGCAGCTCACGCGGCACTACGCCGCGCAGGAGGTGCGCGCGGTGGACGGCTTCATCCTGGGCGCGACCTCCGGCGAAGGCATGACGCTGAAGGGCGCCGAGCTCGAGCGCCTCGTCGCAATCGTGCGCGAGGAACTGGCCGCACACCGCCGTAGCATTCCGATCGTTCTTGGCCTCTCCGGTGCGGACACCGCGCGGCTGAAGGAAAGCCTGGATGAGACCGCGGACTGGCCGATCGACGGCTATCTGATCGCGAGCCCGTACTATCTGCGGCCATCGCAGCGCGGCCTCTTGGCGCATTTCGAGGCGCTCGCCGATCACGCCGCCTGGCCGATCGTGCTCTACAACATTCCGTATCGCACCTCGGTCAATCTCACGAACCAGACGCTGCTCCGCCTCGCCGAGCATCCCAACATCGTCGGCCTGAAGGATTGCGGCGCGAACCGCGAGCAATCGATCGCGCTGCTCCGCGACAAGCCGGATCACTTTCGTGTGCTGACGGGCGAAGATGCGCAGACCCATGAGGCGCTGAGTGACGGCGCCGACGGCGCCATCCTGCTCTCCGCCCACATCGAGACCGCGACCTTTGCTGCGATCCAAGCCGAGCTGAAGCGCGGCAATGCCGATGCGGCGCTCGCGCGCTGGCGGGAGGTGGCCGAGCTGACGCGGCTGTTGTTCACTGAACCGAGCCCGGCGCCGGCCAAGTACTGGCTGTGGCGAACAGGCCTCATCGACAGTCCCGAGGTGCGCCTGCCGATGGTCGAGGTCGGAAGCGAGCTTGCCGCTGCACTCGACAGAGAGATCGCGCGGAGGTTGGAAAAATCGGCCGATGGAGAAGCGCCGGTGGCTCCACGCCCTGACCGCCGCATGGCAGCGCCTTTCATGCAGACCTGAGCATGGACGAATAGAGACATTTCCGATGTCCGATTGGCTGCGGCGCGATATCGGCCTGACCGAAGACGTCATGACATCGGCATTGGAGCGGATCGACGACATCAGGCAGAGGCACTACGGATGGCTCTAGTGGATGCGAGCCAAGATGCAGTTGACTGCGCAACCTTCACCTCTCCCCGCGCACACTGCTGTCCCTTCTCCCCTCGCAAGGGGAGAGGGGAAGAAGCGTGTCCATGGTTAACCCCGCGTGAGCGGCCTTCGCAGGCGCCGCATGGCGCATCCACGGCTCGTTTACGCATCGCGCCCTATCGTTTCTCCCAAGGACCAATCCATAGGGGGAAACCATGGGACATCGTACCCGGCCGACGGCCGCGGAAGACTTCGCGCCCGCCGATCTCATGCAAGGACTTCTGGTGATCTCGTCGTTCGGCTTCTGGGCCGTGATGCTCGGCCTGATGCCGGTGCTGCTGTTTCGCGTCTGGCTCGCCGGCTGACGCGAGGATAGTTAATCGGCGGTAGCGTCCGTGTTCGAATTGTACGGGAACCAGCGAGGCGGATGTTAAAACGTTTCTAGTATCACTTGACCCCACAAGCGAAGAACTCGCGGGGGCGTTTAGTGAATACTCAAAATGATATGGCGCCTGGTTATCAGGCCGCCGCGCAGCAGGGCTTTACCACCGAGGACATCCTCTGGGCCGCCGGCATCTGGTCGGTGATCCTCACGCTGTCGCCGGTGATCGTGTTCTACATGCTGATGGTGGCGTAACTCTCCTGTGCCAAGCACTCTCCCCTCATCCTGAGGAGCCGCGGAGCGGCGTCTCGAAGGATGGGCCACGGGCGATATCCGGGCCTTCATGGTTCGAGACGCGCGTTCCGCGCTCCTCACCATGAGGGTCTTGCCGGCTCCTGAAACGCAAAACGCGCGGGCCAACCGCGCGTTTTTCGTACCCAGAAAATGAATAATAAAAAAACTACGCGGCCTGCTTGTGCATTGCGCCGGATGCCGACGCCGTGCCACGGATCGCCTTGACCGAACGCTCGATCGCGGCCCACAGCCTTGCGATCTCCTGCGCGGCGCGGCTCTCCGCCTGATATTCCCGTGCACCCTCGCCGTGGCTCAGCGCCATCAAGAGATCCGAGCGGTTGGTGATCTGGCCGCCCCAGACCGGCGCGCGGAACTTGGCGAGCGCCTCGCGGGCGATGGTGACGATCGGGCTTTCGGCTTCGTCGCGGCGGGCGGGTGCGCCGTTGAGCACGACCGCGTAGGGCTTGCGCGCGGCGCGGCACATCTGGATGGTTTCCTGCACCGCGTTGACGTCGAACACGCCAGGCCGCGCCGGAATGACCACCATGGTTGCGTTCTTGATCGCGTCGTCGACCACGGCCGACAGATTCGGCGGCGTGTCGATCAACACCCATTCATAGCCGTCGCGCTTGGCAGCGGAGACGATGCCGCTGACCGAGTTCACGGCGGCCTTGATCTGCGGTTCGTTGGTGCCACGCAGCTTGTGCCACAGCGTGAGCGAGCCCTGCGGATCCGCATCGACGAGCAGAACAGGCTTTGTCGCCTTGATCTGCGCGGCAAGATGAGCAGCAAGGGTACTCTTGCCCGAGCCGCCTTTACGCGATGCAAAAACAATAACGTTCATACCCTTGGCCTCCAGATTGACCCCAGGTACCGAAAATGAATCAGCGCGCTGATTCGTGAAAGAAAAATTTACCGGGAGTTGCGCCAAGGCCACGAAATAACAAGGCGTGTTGGCTTTTGAGTCACACTGCATGCGGCGTCGAGGACATGAACCGCAATGAATAGCGGTTCGCGAGCGCAAATCGTGCGTTTTCTGGGCAATCGTTCGGCAAACAGCGAAACGCAACCTGGCCGAGTAAATCGATTCCCGGCTCTTTTCCGTCGGCCGAGGGCGGAATTGCCGCAAGGCTTCGCGGCGGAGCGTGAACAAAAGGAGTCCTTCAGCTGACGTCACACATCATCACTGAGTCATTTTGATTCAACCCGCCACTTTGGAGGTGCGAGCCGTAGTCTCGGTAACCTCCCCCGCTTGCGGGGGAGGTCGCTGCGCTCGAAGAGCGCGGCGGGTGGGGGTCTTTCCTCTCGGGGGCTCGATTGCGGAGACACCCTCACCCCAACCCTCTCCCGCAAGCGGGAGAGGGAGCGCAGCCTTTATTGCGATGTCAGCTGGCTTCCGATGAGAGCTCTAACAGGCTGTTGAAGAAGTCTCTGGCGAAGCGTTTTGGATCGTGATTCCCTAGGATCAGGATTTTGCTGGGGTGGCACGATGCGGGGAAGTGACGAACGGTCTGGCTCGCTGTTCAGTTATGTTGACCTGGAGGCTCGGGTTCGCGTCGACCACCCGCTGCGGGCGATCAGGGATCTGGCAAATGCGGCGCTGGGCGATCTTTCTGGGGAGTTTGGCAAGCTCTACACGGACTTCGGTCGGCCCTCGATCGCACCGGAGAAACTGCTTCGGGCGATGCTCCTACAGGCGTTCTATGGGGTTCGCTCGGAAAGGCATCTGATGGAACGGATGGAGTTCGATCTTCTGTTCCGCTGGTTCGTCGGGCTTGGGGTGGACGATGCGGTTTGGGACCATTCAACCTTCTCGAAGAACCGCGACCGGCTGCTTGAAGGTGAGATTGCGGCCAAGTTCTTGAACGCGCTTTTGGCGCAGCCGAAGGTGAAGCGTCTTTTGTCGAGCGATCACTTCTCGGTGGACGGCACGCTCATTGAAGCCTGGGCTTCGATCAAGAGCTTCCGGAGGAAGGATGGCAGCGACAAAGATCAGGACGGTCCGGGACGCAATGCCGAGCGCAGCTTCCACAAGGAGAAGCGATCCAACGAGACCCATGAGAGCACGACCGATCCTGAGGCCAGGCTCTATAAAAAGGGCGACGGCCAGCCGGCCAAACTCTGCTATATGGGCCATGCGCTGATGGAGAACCGCAATGGTTTGGCGGTTTTAGGTGGAGTGAGCCAAGCTACTGGCACCGCCGAACGAGAGATTGCGCTTGCCATGATCGACAGGCGCGGGTGTGCGAAGCGGGTCACTCTGGGGGCGGACAAAGCCTACGACGTCACGCAGTTCGTGCATGACCTGAGAGATAGATCGGTTACTCCGCATATCGCGATCAATGGACATCTGAGTAAGACCGGCAAGCGGCGCAAGACGGCGGTCGACGCGCGTACCACGCGTCACGACGGCTATGACATCAGCCAACGCTGCCGCAAACGCATCGAAGAAGTCTTCGGCTGGATCAAGAGTTCCGCTGGCCTGGCCAAGGTCAAGCTGCGAGGCCGCGACCGGGTGGATGCCGTCTTCGTCCTGGCGCTTGCGGCCTATAATCTGATCCGGCTGCCCAAGCTTCTGGCGGCACCGGCATGAGCATCCGAGGTAGATGGCGGGTCGTCGAGACACCAGGCTACGACATGGCCGTGGCGGGCGCCTACATCCTGTTCGATGACGACGGCGGCGAGTTCGCCTTCGATTGCCTCACGGGCTGCATTCATGGAGCCTGTGACGGCGATGCCGTCCAGTTCGGCTGGCAGGGAAACGACGAAATGGAGCCAGCCAACGGTGATGGCTAGGCCGAACTGCGGGATGACGGCTCACTCGAAGGTGAAATCAGAGCTGGCCCCGGTTGTTTGGACAGCGCCCCGCGAAAATTAAGTGGATTCCTGCCGGGTTATGCTGAAGGCGGGGCTTTACGATTTTGCTGTGGCGTCGGGAGGGCGTAAGCCCGACCAGAGCCGCAGCAAAATCGTTGGCGACGATCATGCGGCCGTCACCATCGTTTGCGCGCCGAAGTAAGCCTCGTCGGGCGTGCGTTCGTCAAGGCTCGAGTGAGGACGTCCTCGGTTGTAGAACGCCAGATATTTGGAAATCGATGCTCGCGCCTCGAGCACGCTGTCGTAAGCACGCAGATAGACTTCCTCGTATTTGACAGTGCGCCACAGCCGCTCGACGAACACGTTGTCGCGCCAGGCACCCTTGCCGTCCATGCTGATGGCGATGTTCGCGTCCAGCAGCACGCCGGTGAAGTCGAGGCTGGTGAACTGGCTACCCTGATCCGTGTTGAAGATCTCGGGCCTGCCGTGCTTCGCCAACGCCTCCTGGAGCGCTTCGACGCAGAATATCGTCTCCATCGTGATCGATACGCGATGGACCAACACCCGTCGGCTGAACACATCGACGACCGCCGCGAGGTAGACGAATCCACGTCGCATCGGAATGTAGCTGATGTCCATTGCCCAGACCTGGTTCGGCCGCTCGATCTTCAATCCGCGCAATAGGTACGGGTAGATCTTGTGGCCCGGTGCGGGCTTGCTCGTGTTCGGACGGCGATAGATCGCCTCGATCCCCATGCGCTTCATCAGCGTCGCGACGTGGCGGCGGCCAATCTGCATGCCCTCACGCTGCAACAGCGATCGCAGCATGCGCGCCCCTGCGAAGGGATAATCGAGGTGCAGCTCATCGAGCCGGCGCATCAAGACAAGGTCCTCGGCCGAAACCGGCCGAGGTTCATAGTAAACCGTACTGCGGGCAAGGTTCAGGACCTTCGCCTGGCGCACGACAGACAGATCATGGTCGCGGTCGATCATCGCTTTGCGCTCAGCAGGCCCGCCTTGGTGAGCGCGCCGGACAAAAAATCGTTCTCCAACGCAAGCTCGCCGATCTTGGCATGTAACGCCTTCAAATCGACCGGCGCCTCGGCCGGTCCGTTGTCCTGCCCAAACACTCCGGCGGCGCCTTCCAGGAGTTGGGTCTTCCAGGTCGTGATCTGGTTCGGATGGACATCAAACAATTGCGCCAGCTCGGCCAACGTCTTCTCCCCCTTCACGGCCGCCAAAGCCACCTTTGCCTTGAATGCCGGAGAATGCGTCCGGCGACTCCTCTTCGTCATCTTCGCTCCTGATTCGCGGCAAGAAGCCTCGCCGCTCTCAGGCAGAAAATCCACTCAAGCTACTGTCCGAATTTGCGGAGCCAGCTCTATCTGCCTCCTTAATGGCGACGACATCCCATTTATCGCGCGTCGCTCGAAGACTTCTTCAACAGCCTGCTAAGTCTCGTCGGCCTTGGATTTCTTCGGCTTCTTGCTCGCCGTCGTCTTCTTCGCGGCCGGCTTGCTCGAGGTCTTCTTCTTCGCAACCGGCTTGAGGTTGACGGGCTGGCCGGTAGCCGCCTCGCCAGGTTCCGGCCCCTCGCGGAAGAATGCCCGGCACTGGGGCGAGAGCTGCGACTTCTTCTGGATCATGCAGGCGGTAATTGCATCGACGTTCGGAACGAACTCGCCGCACAGCCGCATCGCATCGGGCGTGCAGGCCTGCTGCTGCTCCGGTGTATAGGCGAAGCTTGCGCGGGGCTGGACGATGACGGCCAGGGCGATCGCGGAGATCGCGGCGGCCAGGAACCTCTCGAAACGAAACGCCAGCATGATCCCCCCAATCTTTCCGAGTCGGTGGGAATAGTGGGTGAAGCCTTCCGCCTTGGCAACCGAGCCGCGAAACGAAAACCGGATGCTGTGCGCTCCATGCAACAGAAGGGTCAGCCCAAAACCGGGCTGGCCAGGGGGCTTAGGTTGGATCGACGTCCTATCGCGAAGCGCCGGGTGGGGACTCTTTCCACATTGAGGGAGCCCCGTTGCGGAAACACCCTCACCCCAGCCCTCTCCCGCAATCGGGAGAGGGAGCGCCACGACTGCCAAAACAAAAACCTCGAAAACAACCCCATGCAAAGTAGCCGGCGGGGCCGGCGCGGAATTTACGGATTTTACGAAATCAATTTGACACGTCGGGCAAATCAGGGGCAATATGCCATCATCGAAAAGCGTGTGGGGTGGTCAGCGGATATCCCCTTAAGGTGAGGGCCGCATGGCTATCGTGTTGATCGTCGCGCCGGTGTTTGCCCTGATCGCGGCCGGCTATGCCGCGGTGCTGTTTCGCTTCGTCTCCGAGACCGCGCACAAGGGCATCTCCGAATTCGCCTTCAGCATCGCCATCCCCGCCCTGCTCTTCCGCACCATCGTCGTCTCGGAATTCCCGTCGATCAGCCCCTGGCGGATGTGGGGCGCCTATTACGGCGCGCTGGTAATCACCTGGATCGCGGCGCTGGCGCTATCAGCCCTGCTGCGCGAGCGGCGCGAGGATCGCGAGGACGGAGTCGTGTTCGCGATCGGCTCGGTCTACGGCAACATCGTGATGCTCGGCATTCCCCTCACGCTCTCGGCGCTGGGCAACGAGGCCGCAGGGCCGATGGCGCTCATCCTGTCGGTGAACACGCCGCTGCTGTGGCTGTGCGGCACGCTGCAGATGGAGTTGGTCGACCGCAAGCAGAAGGGCTCGGCGCTGTCGGTCATCCTGCCCGTCATTCTGGATCTTTCGCGCAACCCGATCATGCTGGCGATCGGCTTCGGCCTTATCTGGCGCCTTACCGGATTCGGCCTGCATCCGGTCGTCGACAGGACGATCGAGCTGCTGGCGCAGGCGGGATCGCCGGCAGCGCTGATCGCGCTCGGCATCAACCTGTTCCGCTTCGAGGTCAAGGGCGAGAAGCTCGGCATCGTCGTGATGTCCGCGCTCAAGCTGCTGGCGATGCCGGCGGCCGCGTTCGTGTTGGCCAAGCTGTTGAACCTGCCGCCGCTGGCGGCCGGCGTGGTCGTGCTGTTCGCGGCCATGCCGACCGGCGCGAACGCGTATATCTTTGCGGTCCAGTATCAGCGGCTGGTCAACCCGGTGTCTGGCGCGGTTGCGCTGGGCACGCTGCTGGCTGCGGTGACGCTGCCGGTGGTGGTGGTGATCGTGGCGGGGTTGAATTAGGGACCAAGCGATAGCCGCATGCACACGCGCAATCGATTCTGGTCGCTATAGCGGCCCTCAGCTTGCTGCCCCTTTTTACAGATCGTTGCGCCGAGTTGAGCGGCAATCGAGAAAGCGACAAGGCCGTTGCAGATTGCAACCAAGCGATATTGGACCAATCGGCAACTTAGGTCAGCACAACGATTTCGACGCGGCGGTTCTTCTCACGCCCATAAGGATTGTCTTTTCCGTCCGGCCGCGTATTGGGTTCGATAGGTTTGGTCTCGCCCTTTCCGATCACGATGACGTCGGCGGCGGTGCAGTATTTTTCCGCAATGAACCAATTCGCCACGGCTCGGGCGCGTCGCAGTGAAAGGCCCATGTTGTATTCAGGGCTTCCGATGCT
This region of Bradyrhizobium sp. CCGUVB1N3 genomic DNA includes:
- a CDS encoding LysR family transcriptional regulator, which encodes MPRTRDGFTDMDWDKLKVFHAAAEAGSFTHAGEQLGLSQSAVSRQVSALEQELSVSLFHRHARGLILTEQGDLLFRTAHDVFMQLQAARAKLTDSRERPSGDLKITTTPGVGINWLIPRLGEFTALYPEIRISLIVTDEELDLSMREADVAIRTRKPTQPDLIQRKLFAMGFHAYCSPEYIKRFGTPRTLEELDAHRIITLADGNFAPHLQNRNWLVEAARNGSGPREAYFKVNNILGLVRACQQGLGIAALPDYLVEEQSRLVQLFGESDSIQLDTYFVYPEELKTVARVQVFRDFVVSKAQRWPS
- a CDS encoding 4-hydroxy-tetrahydrodipicolinate synthase — translated: MTDLRQQLQGLWLPLVTPFRDGRLDERSLRQLTRHYAAQEVRAVDGFILGATSGEGMTLKGAELERLVAIVREELAAHRRSIPIVLGLSGADTARLKESLDETADWPIDGYLIASPYYLRPSQRGLLAHFEALADHAAWPIVLYNIPYRTSVNLTNQTLLRLAEHPNIVGLKDCGANREQSIALLRDKPDHFRVLTGEDAQTHEALSDGADGAILLSAHIETATFAAIQAELKRGNADAALARWREVAELTRLLFTEPSPAPAKYWLWRTGLIDSPEVRLPMVEVGSELAAALDREIARRLEKSADGEAPVAPRPDRRMAAPFMQT
- a CDS encoding ParA family protein, translated to MNVIVFASRKGGSGKSTLAAHLAAQIKATKPVLLVDADPQGSLTLWHKLRGTNEPQIKAAVNSVSGIVSAAKRDGYEWVLIDTPPNLSAVVDDAIKNATMVVIPARPGVFDVNAVQETIQMCRAARKPYAVVLNGAPARRDEAESPIVTIAREALAKFRAPVWGGQITNRSDLLMALSHGEGAREYQAESRAAQEIARLWAAIERSVKAIRGTASASGAMHKQAA
- a CDS encoding IS5 family transposase, which encodes MRGSDERSGSLFSYVDLEARVRVDHPLRAIRDLANAALGDLSGEFGKLYTDFGRPSIAPEKLLRAMLLQAFYGVRSERHLMERMEFDLLFRWFVGLGVDDAVWDHSTFSKNRDRLLEGEIAAKFLNALLAQPKVKRLLSSDHFSVDGTLIEAWASIKSFRRKDGSDKDQDGPGRNAERSFHKEKRSNETHESTTDPEARLYKKGDGQPAKLCYMGHALMENRNGLAVLGGVSQATGTAEREIALAMIDRRGCAKRVTLGADKAYDVTQFVHDLRDRSVTPHIAINGHLSKTGKRRKTAVDARTTRHDGYDISQRCRKRIEEVFGWIKSSAGLAKVKLRGRDRVDAVFVLALAAYNLIRLPKLLAAPA
- a CDS encoding IS3 family transposase (programmed frameshift), which gives rise to MTKRSRRTHSPAFKAKVALAAVKGEKTLAELAQLFDVHPNQITTWKTQLLEGAAGVFGQDNGPAEAPVDLKALHAKIGELALENGFFVRRAHQGGPAERKAMIDRDHDLSVVRQAKVLNLARSTVYYEPRPVSAEDLVLMRRLDELHLDYPFAGARMLRSLLQREGMQIGRRHVATLMKRMGIEAIYRRPNTSKPAPGHKIYPYLLRGLKIERPNQVWAMDISYIPMRRGFVYLAAVVDVFSRRVLVHRVSITMETIFCVEALQEALAKHGRPEIFNTDQGSQFTSLDFTGVLLDANIAISMDGKGAWRDNVFVERLWRTVKYEEVYLRAYDSVLEARASISKYLAFYNRGRPHSSLDERTPDEAYFGAQTMVTAA
- a CDS encoding AEC family transporter; the encoded protein is MAIVLIVAPVFALIAAGYAAVLFRFVSETAHKGISEFAFSIAIPALLFRTIVVSEFPSISPWRMWGAYYGALVITWIAALALSALLRERREDREDGVVFAIGSVYGNIVMLGIPLTLSALGNEAAGPMALILSVNTPLLWLCGTLQMELVDRKQKGSALSVILPVILDLSRNPIMLAIGFGLIWRLTGFGLHPVVDRTIELLAQAGSPAALIALGINLFRFEVKGEKLGIVVMSALKLLAMPAAAFVLAKLLNLPPLAAGVVVLFAAMPTGANAYIFAVQYQRLVNPVSGAVALGTLLAAVTLPVVVVIVAGLN